A genomic window from Clostridium aceticum includes:
- the acsD gene encoding acetyl-CoA decarbonylase/synthase complex subunit delta: protein MAFKMSVQDYKGKINEVEIGKGDKAFKVGGEEALSFYSFDGAAGQTPKVGVEILDIYPEEWIPALQELYKDVANNPAEWAKFVEKELNPDFICLRLIGADPNGLDKSVEECAEVAKAVAEAITLPLVVAGTGNHDKDAKLFEKVAAAVEGKNVLVLAATEENYKGVGAAAGLAYGHKVGAESSVDINLAKQLNVLLGQLGVKTEDVVMHIGCSAVGYGFEYLISTVDRIRLAALSQNDKTLQMPIITPVSFETWNVKEAVADVEDAPDWGCKEERGITMEISTATSIITVGADAVIVRHPKSLETVKKFVAALA, encoded by the coding sequence GTGGCATTTAAAATGTCAGTACAGGATTACAAAGGAAAGATTAATGAAGTAGAAATAGGTAAAGGTGATAAAGCCTTTAAAGTTGGTGGAGAAGAAGCACTTTCATTTTATAGTTTTGATGGTGCAGCAGGTCAAACACCTAAAGTAGGTGTTGAAATTTTAGATATTTATCCAGAAGAATGGATTCCAGCTTTACAAGAATTGTATAAGGATGTAGCAAACAATCCTGCTGAATGGGCAAAGTTTGTTGAAAAAGAATTAAATCCTGATTTTATCTGTCTAAGACTTATAGGTGCTGATCCTAATGGATTAGATAAATCTGTTGAAGAATGTGCTGAAGTTGCTAAAGCTGTTGCTGAAGCCATTACTTTACCACTAGTTGTTGCTGGAACAGGTAACCATGATAAAGATGCTAAGTTATTTGAAAAAGTAGCTGCTGCTGTTGAAGGTAAGAACGTTCTTGTTTTAGCTGCTACAGAAGAAAACTATAAAGGTGTTGGAGCTGCTGCAGGTTTAGCTTATGGTCATAAGGTAGGCGCGGAATCTTCAGTAGATATTAACCTTGCAAAGCAATTAAACGTACTTTTAGGCCAACTTGGTGTTAAGACTGAAGATGTTGTTATGCACATTGGATGTTCAGCTGTAGGTTACGGATTTGAGTACCTTATCTCAACTGTAGATAGAATTAGATTAGCAGCTTTAAGCCAAAATGACAAAACTTTACAAATGCCTATTATAACACCTGTATCTTTTGAAACATGGAACGTTAAAGAAGCTGTTGCAGATGTAGAAGATGCTCCAGATTGGGGATGTAAAGAAGAACGTGGTATTACTATGGAAATATCAACTGCTACAAGTATTATTACAGTAGGTGCTGATGCAGTGATCGTTCGTCATCCAAAATCATTGGAAACAGTAAAGAAATTTGTAGCAGCATTAGCGTAA
- the acsC gene encoding acetyl-CoA decarbonylase/synthase complex subunit gamma — MALTGLDIFKLTPKSNCKDCGFPTCLAFCMKVAAGAVEIGKCPHMSAEALEKLSEATAPPMKAIKIGTGDNEYTLGGETVLFRHEKTFVSRNRFAVAFNDAMTAEEVDAKLANIKKVNYVRIGEEMKVEIAALKYTANKDNYINLVKKVKDSDAQLVYMLVCEDADVLKEALELVKDEKPVVYGATKDNYEAMVNLVKDAKLPLGLKAANLDELYDLVDKVQALDYKELLLAVEDPSVKETFKNVVQIRRTALKEQDRKFGYPSVVFANDLTGGDKYMEVALASLFTLKYGSIVVLDDIDYARALPLFALRQNVYTDPQRPMRVEPDCYSINGADDNSPVLITVDFALTYFIAAGEIERSKVPVWLAVPDAGGYSVLTAWAAGKFGADNISKFIKNSGIADKTKSRKLVIPGLVAVLKGELEDELPGWEIVVGPEEAMHIPKFLKQLASEDATA; from the coding sequence ATGGCTTTAACAGGATTAGATATATTTAAATTAACACCTAAAAGTAACTGTAAAGATTGTGGTTTTCCAACTTGTTTAGCATTTTGTATGAAGGTTGCAGCGGGAGCTGTTGAAATAGGTAAGTGTCCTCATATGAGTGCAGAAGCATTAGAAAAATTATCTGAGGCTACAGCACCACCAATGAAGGCTATTAAAATTGGTACTGGTGATAATGAATATACACTAGGTGGAGAAACTGTACTTTTCCGTCATGAAAAAACTTTTGTAAGTAGAAATAGATTTGCAGTAGCATTTAACGATGCAATGACTGCAGAAGAAGTAGATGCAAAGTTAGCTAACATTAAAAAAGTTAACTATGTAAGAATTGGTGAAGAGATGAAGGTTGAAATTGCTGCATTAAAATATACAGCAAACAAAGACAACTACATCAACCTTGTTAAAAAAGTTAAGGATAGCGATGCTCAACTAGTTTATATGCTAGTTTGTGAAGATGCTGACGTTCTTAAAGAAGCTTTAGAATTAGTGAAAGATGAAAAACCTGTGGTATATGGTGCTACAAAAGACAATTATGAAGCTATGGTAAACCTAGTGAAGGATGCAAAACTTCCTTTAGGTTTAAAAGCTGCTAATTTAGATGAATTATATGATTTAGTAGATAAGGTTCAAGCATTAGACTATAAAGAGTTACTATTAGCTGTAGAAGATCCTTCAGTGAAAGAAACCTTCAAAAACGTTGTTCAAATCAGAAGAACTGCTTTAAAAGAGCAGGACAGAAAGTTTGGTTATCCTTCAGTTGTATTTGCTAATGATTTAACAGGTGGCGACAAGTACATGGAAGTTGCCTTAGCATCATTATTCACATTAAAATATGGTTCTATTGTTGTACTGGATGACATAGACTATGCAAGAGCATTACCGTTATTTGCATTAAGACAAAATGTATACACTGATCCTCAAAGACCAATGAGAGTTGAGCCAGATTGCTATTCTATTAATGGTGCAGATGACAATTCTCCAGTATTAATTACTGTTGACTTTGCTTTAACTTACTTTATTGCAGCTGGTGAGATTGAAAGATCTAAAGTACCAGTATGGTTAGCTGTTCCAGATGCTGGCGGTTATTCTGTACTTACAGCTTGGGCTGCTGGTAAATTTGGTGCAGATAACATTAGTAAATTTATCAAAAATAGTGGTATAGCTGATAAAACAAAATCAAGAAAGTTAGTTATTCCAGGACTTGTAGCTGTACTTAAGGGTGAATTAGAAGACGAGTTGCCAGGCTGGGAAATTGTTGTAGGACCAGAAGAAGCTATGCATATTCCAAAGTTCTTAAAACAATTAGCAAGTGAAGATGCAACTGCGTAG
- the acsE gene encoding carbon monoxide dehydrogenase/acetyl-CoA synthase methytransferase subunit: MEKFLVIGERIHCISPVIRKALAERNPEPILKRAKEQIDAGADYVDVNIGPAAKDGEELMTWAVQLIQKEFDNVPLALDTINRAAMVAGLKVYNKSRGKAIINSADAGPRIDLFDLAAEHDAMIIGLCAKEGIPRDTEERIAYCTEMLEKAMGLGMDPSDILFDPLFLVIKGMQEKQSDVLDAIRQITEMGLKTTGGLSNVSNGAPKHVRPILDSAFAAMAMQCGLSSAIINPCDKELMDTIKSCDVIKNNILYADSYLDL; encoded by the coding sequence ATGGAAAAGTTCCTTGTAATTGGAGAGAGAATTCACTGTATTTCACCAGTAATTAGAAAGGCATTAGCTGAGAGAAATCCTGAGCCTATATTAAAAAGAGCAAAAGAGCAAATTGATGCTGGAGCAGATTATGTAGATGTAAACATAGGACCAGCAGCAAAAGATGGTGAAGAGTTAATGACTTGGGCTGTTCAATTGATTCAAAAAGAATTTGACAATGTTCCTTTAGCATTAGATACTATTAATAGAGCTGCTATGGTAGCTGGATTAAAAGTATATAACAAATCAAGAGGTAAAGCAATCATCAACTCTGCAGATGCTGGTCCAAGAATTGATTTATTTGACTTAGCAGCAGAACATGATGCAATGATTATAGGTTTATGTGCTAAAGAAGGTATCCCAAGAGATACTGAAGAACGTATTGCTTATTGTACAGAAATGTTAGAAAAAGCTATGGGATTAGGTATGGATCCAAGCGACATATTATTTGACCCGCTTTTCCTAGTTATTAAAGGAATGCAAGAAAAGCAATCAGATGTTTTAGATGCTATTAGACAAATTACTGAAATGGGTCTTAAAACTACTGGTGGATTAAGTAACGTTTCTAATGGAGCTCCAAAGCATGTAAGACCAATTTTAGATTCAGCTTTTGCAGCTATGGCAATGCAATGTGGACTTTCTTCTGCAATCATCAATCCATGTGACAAAGAATTAATGGACACAATTAAATCTTGTGATGTTATTAAAAACAACATTCTATATGCTGATTCATACTTAGACTTATAA
- the acsB gene encoding acetyl-CoA decarbonylase/synthase complex subunit alpha/beta, with the protein MNLFNIIYTGSNQALAAAEGLLKKAIEEKGVDHKVAFPETAYSLPIIYAATGQKMNTLQDLEGAIGVVKSLIDEQPRLEPALNAGLATAVAAEIIEAVKYALNETPYEAPCTGHISDAIIRSLGVPLVTGDIPGVAVVLGECPDSETAAKVIKDYQSKGLLTFLVGKIIDQAIEANVKMGLELRVIPLGYDVTSVIHVVSVAIRASLIFGGVEPGKLAEHMEYTKNRVPAFVNAFGPLSELVVSAGAGAIALGFPVITDQTVLEVPTLLLTQKDYDKVPATSLEARGIKIKITEIPIPVGFAAAFEGERVRKDDLNVEFGGNKTECWELVKARDLGDIEDHKIEIIGPDIDQIEGTPKRLPLAIIVEVAGKNMQEDFEPVLERRIHYFMNYTEGVMHVGQRDTSWIRINHDTFNAGFRLKHIGEVLYAKMRDEFDAVVDKCQITIVTDPEKVAAMKETHAIPKYTARDERLASLTDDSVDTFYSCLLCQSFAPAHVCIVTPERLGLCGAVSWLDAKATKELDPTGPCQPILKEGVEDEDKGIWNSVNEHVAEKSQGAVERITLYSLMEDPMTSCGCFECIAGIMPEANGVVIVNREHGGTTPVGMTFGELASMSGGGVQTPGFMGHGRFFISSKKFAAYEGGPKRIVWMPKELKDYVSERLNQTAKEMYGIDNFTDMICDETIAVDPEEVLNFLTEKGHPALEMDPLM; encoded by the coding sequence ATGAATTTGTTTAATATTATTTACACTGGTTCTAACCAAGCTTTAGCGGCAGCTGAAGGTCTGCTAAAAAAAGCTATCGAAGAAAAAGGTGTAGACCACAAAGTAGCTTTTCCAGAAACTGCTTATTCACTTCCTATCATTTATGCAGCAACTGGACAAAAAATGAACACACTGCAAGATTTAGAAGGTGCTATCGGAGTTGTTAAGAGCTTAATCGATGAACAACCTCGACTAGAGCCAGCTTTAAATGCAGGTCTAGCTACAGCAGTTGCAGCAGAAATTATTGAAGCTGTTAAGTACGCTTTAAATGAAACACCTTATGAGGCACCTTGTACTGGGCATATCAGTGATGCGATTATCCGTTCACTTGGTGTACCACTTGTAACTGGAGATATCCCAGGGGTTGCCGTTGTTTTAGGAGAATGTCCTGATAGCGAAACAGCTGCTAAAGTTATCAAAGATTACCAATCAAAAGGTTTACTTACTTTCTTAGTTGGAAAGATTATTGATCAAGCTATAGAAGCAAATGTGAAAATGGGACTTGAACTAAGAGTAATCCCATTGGGATATGATGTAACTTCTGTTATCCACGTTGTATCTGTAGCGATCAGAGCAAGTCTTATCTTTGGTGGTGTTGAGCCAGGAAAACTTGCTGAACATATGGAATATACTAAAAACAGAGTACCAGCTTTTGTTAATGCCTTTGGTCCTTTAAGTGAGTTAGTAGTTTCTGCTGGAGCAGGTGCTATTGCTCTTGGATTCCCAGTAATTACTGACCAAACAGTATTAGAAGTGCCAACATTATTATTAACACAAAAAGACTATGATAAAGTTCCTGCTACTTCATTAGAAGCTAGAGGTATCAAAATTAAGATTACAGAAATTCCAATTCCAGTTGGATTTGCTGCTGCCTTCGAAGGTGAGAGAGTTAGAAAAGACGATCTTAACGTAGAATTTGGTGGAAACAAAACTGAGTGTTGGGAATTAGTTAAAGCTAGAGATTTAGGTGATATCGAAGATCATAAGATAGAAATTATCGGACCAGACATTGATCAAATTGAAGGAACTCCTAAGCGTCTTCCACTTGCAATCATTGTTGAGGTAGCTGGTAAGAATATGCAAGAAGACTTCGAGCCTGTATTAGAAAGACGTATTCACTACTTCATGAACTATACAGAAGGTGTTATGCACGTAGGACAAAGAGATACTTCTTGGATCAGAATCAACCATGATACCTTCAATGCTGGATTTAGATTGAAGCATATTGGAGAAGTTTTATATGCAAAAATGAGAGATGAGTTTGATGCTGTTGTTGATAAGTGTCAAATCACTATCGTAACAGATCCTGAAAAAGTAGCTGCTATGAAGGAAACTCATGCTATTCCTAAGTATACTGCAAGGGATGAAAGACTTGCATCTTTAACTGATGATAGTGTAGATACTTTCTACTCTTGTCTACTATGTCAATCCTTTGCTCCAGCTCACGTTTGTATCGTTACTCCTGAAAGACTAGGTCTTTGTGGGGCGGTAAGCTGGTTAGATGCTAAAGCTACTAAGGAGTTAGACCCAACAGGTCCTTGTCAACCAATTCTTAAAGAAGGTGTTGAAGACGAAGATAAAGGTATCTGGAATTCTGTTAATGAGCACGTTGCTGAAAAATCACAAGGTGCTGTAGAAAGAATTACTCTTTACAGTTTAATGGAAGATCCTATGACTTCTTGTGGTTGTTTTGAGTGTATCGCTGGAATTATGCCAGAAGCTAATGGTGTAGTTATCGTAAATAGAGAGCACGGTGGAACAACACCTGTAGGTATGACCTTCGGAGAACTTGCTTCTATGAGTGGTGGTGGGGTTCAAACACCAGGATTCATGGGACACGGAAGATTCTTCATCTCTTCTAAGAAGTTCGCTGCTTACGAAGGTGGTCCAAAGAGAATCGTATGGATGCCTAAAGAATTAAAAGACTATGTAAGCGAAAGATTAAATCAAACTGCTAAAGAAATGTATGGAATAGATAACTTTACAGATATGATCTGTGATGAAACTATCGCAGTTGATCCAGAAGAAGTATTGAATTTCCTTACTGAAAAAGGACATCCAGCTTTAGAAATGGATCCATTAATGTAA
- the gcvH gene encoding glycine cleavage system protein GcvH, protein MYPENLKYHKEHTWVKVEGDTALIGISDYAQQQLGEVLFVEMPEIGDEIKAGEEFGVVESSKVASDLIAPVTGEVLEINEKLDDEAEYINEAPYDAWIVKIKLADAAEVEALLNAEDYQGGLE, encoded by the coding sequence ATGTATCCAGAAAATTTAAAATATCATAAAGAGCATACTTGGGTAAAAGTAGAAGGAGATACTGCTTTAATTGGTATTAGCGATTATGCACAACAACAATTAGGCGAAGTATTATTTGTTGAAATGCCAGAAATAGGAGATGAAATTAAAGCTGGAGAAGAGTTCGGTGTAGTTGAATCTTCAAAAGTAGCATCCGACTTAATTGCTCCTGTAACTGGAGAAGTTTTAGAAATAAATGAAAAACTAGATGATGAAGCTGAATATATAAATGAAGCACCTTATGATGCTTGGATCGTTAAAATCAAGTTAGCTGATGCAGCTGAAGTAGAAGCTTTATTAAATGCTGAAGATTATCAAGGTGGATTAGAATAA
- the acsV gene encoding corrinoid activation/regeneration protein AcsV gives MINVKFIPAGIEIKARIGESLLEIARRANVFIDAPCNGSLSCGKCKVKIVEGQVDTKTNRHITADELKTGYVLACDTKVTEDVVVETIEGQSSYLAGMKIEDLSGPRDHEIFERAKAQVLDNGMKFSSYVKKDYIMIEAPTLDDNISDWDRIKRHLRNHLGYSKVFCRLPILRKLPSILRDSEFKVTITHIPRGKNRTMIVNIEAGDTTDRLYGIALDIGTTSVAACLVDLYQGKLLAKASAGNAQMKYGADVIHRIIYATKKKGLEELSHAIIHETINPLLVKMYRDAGIDKEEVIAFVAAGNTTMSHLLLGIYPDYLRLEPYIPTFSNAPFIKASELELEMNSETFLYITPSIASYVGGDITAGVLASGIWTSEENVLLIDLGTNGELVFGSKDYMVTCACSAGPAFEGGEISCGMRAAGGAIERVEINRETYDPKLVIINDEKPKGICGSGIIDLIAEMLKAGLIDRRGKLNKNLDNNRIRFDEYNIGEYVLAFKEEWDIQEDITITEIDIDNFIKAKGAVYSGLSTLITSLGMDFSIVDKIYIAGGIGNSLSIDRAIEIGLFPDVEKDKFVYIGNSSLMGCYLTLMSEDARKKLEEISNHMTYIELSVYPTYMDEFISACFLPHTDIERFPTVEKILKDNKIN, from the coding sequence ATGATAAATGTAAAGTTTATACCAGCAGGAATCGAAATCAAGGCAAGAATAGGTGAGAGTTTATTGGAGATTGCTAGAAGGGCAAATGTCTTTATAGATGCCCCTTGTAATGGTAGTCTTTCCTGTGGAAAATGCAAGGTTAAAATTGTTGAAGGACAAGTTGATACGAAGACAAACCGTCACATTACAGCAGATGAGCTAAAAACAGGATACGTATTGGCCTGTGATACGAAAGTAACAGAAGACGTAGTTGTTGAGACGATTGAAGGACAATCCTCCTATCTAGCGGGGATGAAGATAGAAGATTTATCGGGACCAAGAGATCATGAGATTTTTGAAAGAGCAAAGGCTCAAGTTTTAGATAATGGCATGAAATTTTCTTCCTATGTAAAAAAGGATTATATTATGATAGAAGCACCTACCCTTGATGATAATATATCAGATTGGGATAGAATAAAGAGGCACTTAAGAAATCACCTAGGATACTCAAAAGTATTCTGTAGATTACCTATATTAAGAAAATTACCTTCTATTTTAAGGGATAGTGAGTTTAAAGTAACCATCACCCATATACCTAGAGGAAAAAATAGAACAATGATTGTCAATATAGAAGCTGGAGATACCACAGATAGACTTTATGGCATAGCACTGGATATTGGAACCACTTCAGTAGCTGCCTGTCTTGTGGATCTTTATCAGGGTAAACTTTTAGCGAAGGCTTCAGCTGGTAATGCTCAAATGAAGTATGGAGCCGATGTTATTCATAGGATTATATATGCAACAAAAAAGAAGGGCTTGGAAGAACTAAGCCATGCCATCATACATGAAACCATCAATCCATTATTGGTAAAGATGTATCGTGATGCAGGCATAGACAAAGAAGAAGTAATTGCTTTTGTTGCAGCTGGGAATACAACGATGTCACATTTATTGTTAGGGATTTATCCTGACTACTTGAGACTAGAACCCTATATTCCTACATTTTCCAATGCACCCTTTATTAAAGCTTCTGAACTAGAATTAGAGATGAATTCTGAAACCTTTTTGTATATAACACCTTCTATAGCTAGCTATGTGGGGGGAGATATCACCGCTGGGGTTTTAGCTTCTGGAATATGGACTTCAGAAGAAAATGTATTATTAATTGATTTAGGAACCAATGGGGAACTTGTCTTTGGCAGCAAGGATTATATGGTAACCTGTGCCTGTTCAGCTGGTCCAGCCTTTGAAGGCGGAGAAATTAGTTGTGGAATGCGGGCTGCTGGTGGAGCCATTGAAAGAGTTGAGATAAACAGAGAAACATATGACCCCAAACTTGTGATTATAAATGATGAAAAGCCAAAGGGAATATGTGGATCAGGGATCATAGACCTTATTGCAGAAATGCTGAAAGCTGGTTTGATCGATAGAAGGGGAAAATTAAATAAAAATCTTGATAATAATAGGATACGATTTGACGAGTATAACATTGGAGAATATGTACTAGCTTTTAAAGAAGAGTGGGATATCCAAGAGGATATTACCATCACGGAAATTGATATTGATAATTTTATTAAGGCTAAAGGTGCAGTGTATTCAGGACTTTCTACACTGATTACCAGCTTAGGAATGGATTTTTCTATTGTCGATAAGATATATATTGCTGGAGGTATCGGAAACAGCCTTTCTATAGATAGAGCTATAGAGATAGGTTTGTTCCCTGATGTAGAAAAAGATAAGTTTGTATATATAGGAAATAGTTCTTTGATGGGATGTTATCTTACACTAATGAGTGAAGATGCAAGGAAAAAGCTAGAGGAGATTTCAAATCACATGACTTATATAGAGTTAAGTGTTTATCCAACTTATATGGATGAATTTATTTCTGCTTGTTTTTTACCTCACACAGATATTGAACGCTTTCCTACAGTTGAAAAAATTCTAAAAGATAATAAGATTAATTAA
- a CDS encoding [Fe-Fe] hydrogenase large subunit C-terminal domain-containing protein, which translates to MNNSYDLTLSEHGCKDCYKCVRNCPVKAIYLKENTTEISPSRCIACGKCFTVCPRNNKAMANSSIRVKALMNSNRTLVASIDPTFVAYFGKNYKKLITALRKLGFQYIEETSVASDILFNKYKEVWTTDQQKYYITSNCSAVNLMVQKYYPELINYMLPILPPMMIHANLLKEKYGSKSKVVFFGPCIAARIEANDESLQEIQKLDAVMSFKELREWIISEGITLKRLEDGCFDQEGSKEGKIYAALGLPIVEEELYGGKDFIKVHGAQNSREVLDSIKQEELDPAIIEINFCLNGCIGGPNFHNAEENLFSRTKQVKQYARNTAGTPSKEAVEFSDGCRRNFFDKRVWNELPNNLEIRKILKEMGKFKKEDELDCGTCGYETCREKAIAIYNGMDKTDMCLPYMRKKCETLSNLIFEHSPNFLFLVNRSLEILSINPAAIRHLNIEKTHDNKLHLTTVLDCLDYLEVFETKQNISGQKVYLEMQNLTVMQNLIYIEEQDAILAVLNNITTEEERVKQLMEVRQKTGEMVQKVIKKQMTIAQEICSVLGETTAETKVILKKFLDLTVEKSGDE; encoded by the coding sequence GTGAATAATAGTTATGATTTAACCTTATCAGAGCATGGTTGTAAAGATTGTTATAAATGTGTTAGAAATTGTCCTGTAAAGGCCATCTATTTAAAAGAAAATACAACAGAAATTTCTCCATCTCGTTGCATTGCCTGTGGAAAATGTTTTACTGTATGTCCTAGAAACAATAAAGCTATGGCAAATAGCTCTATTCGAGTAAAAGCACTTATGAATAGTAATAGAACTTTAGTAGCAAGTATTGATCCTACCTTTGTAGCTTATTTTGGGAAAAACTACAAAAAACTAATCACTGCTTTAAGAAAACTTGGATTTCAATACATCGAAGAAACTTCTGTGGCTTCAGATATACTTTTTAATAAATATAAAGAAGTTTGGACAACGGACCAACAAAAGTATTATATTACTTCTAATTGCTCTGCTGTCAACTTAATGGTTCAAAAATATTATCCAGAACTAATAAATTATATGTTGCCGATACTTCCACCCATGATGATTCATGCTAATTTACTTAAAGAAAAATATGGTTCCAAGTCAAAAGTAGTATTCTTTGGACCTTGTATAGCTGCTAGAATCGAAGCAAATGATGAGTCTTTACAAGAAATTCAAAAGTTAGATGCAGTCATGAGTTTTAAAGAGTTAAGAGAGTGGATCATCTCAGAAGGCATTACTTTAAAACGTTTAGAGGATGGGTGTTTTGATCAGGAAGGTTCAAAAGAAGGTAAGATTTATGCTGCTCTAGGACTACCTATAGTGGAAGAAGAATTATACGGGGGTAAAGATTTTATTAAAGTTCATGGGGCACAAAACAGTAGAGAAGTTTTAGACAGCATTAAACAAGAAGAATTAGATCCTGCTATCATAGAAATCAATTTTTGTTTAAATGGATGTATCGGAGGACCGAATTTTCATAATGCTGAGGAAAATCTTTTTTCAAGAACAAAGCAAGTAAAACAATATGCAAGAAACACAGCAGGTACGCCCTCTAAAGAAGCAGTTGAATTTTCTGATGGGTGTCGTAGAAACTTCTTTGATAAGAGAGTGTGGAATGAGCTACCTAATAACTTGGAAATAAGAAAAATTTTAAAGGAAATGGGAAAGTTTAAAAAAGAAGATGAGTTAGATTGTGGTACATGTGGATATGAAACTTGTCGAGAAAAGGCCATAGCCATTTATAATGGCATGGATAAGACAGATATGTGCTTGCCTTATATGAGAAAAAAATGTGAAACATTATCTAACTTAATATTTGAACATTCACCAAACTTTCTGTTTTTAGTCAATAGAAGTTTAGAAATTTTAAGCATCAATCCAGCGGCCATAAGACATTTAAACATTGAAAAAACACATGATAATAAATTGCACTTAACTACGGTACTGGACTGTTTAGACTATCTAGAAGTTTTTGAAACAAAACAAAATATTTCTGGGCAGAAGGTTTATCTAGAAATGCAAAATTTAACTGTAATGCAAAATTTGATTTATATTGAAGAACAGGATGCCATCTTAGCTGTTCTTAATAACATAACTACAGAGGAAGAAAGAGTAAAACAATTAATGGAAGTACGACAGAAAACTGGTGAAATGGTACAAAAGGTTATCAAAAAACAGATGACGATTGCGCAGGAAATTTGTAGCGTTTTAGGAGAAACAACCGCTGAAACAAAGGTCATCTTAAAGAAATTTTTAGATTTAACTGTAGAAAAGTCAGGTGATGAATAG
- a CDS encoding SpoIIE family protein phosphatase translates to MRGHIEVGFDLLNKHNEELCGDQIEIVRTEDATICVLSDGLRSGVKANILATLTAKIASTMLKYGSDLSEVIDTVTSTLPICKVRDIAYSTFSILYIKNNGEAYIAIFDNPLPFYYSKEKNKVTKMEGSTKVINDKKITEIQCKLKEGDCITVVSDGVIHAGAGEVLNYGWEWEHVAQYLESLCGSKNALMISKSLLTICSDLYEEKPGDDASVLTIKVNRPKTINIFTGPPILKEKDAVLVEKFMESPGKKIICGGTASNIVARELKRQAKMDIKTLTKKVPPISYMEGIDLITEGVLTMDETLNILKNVLMQTISIEVMKELQEKNGAAMLANRLVNQSTHVNFFLGHSLNLAHTESGNSSKLGKKFRITGEMINTLRRLGKTVNVYYF, encoded by the coding sequence ATGAGGGGTCATATAGAAGTAGGTTTCGATTTATTGAATAAGCATAATGAGGAACTATGCGGTGATCAGATAGAGATTGTTAGAACAGAGGATGCCACGATCTGTGTCTTATCGGACGGCCTAAGGAGCGGTGTTAAAGCCAATATATTAGCAACCCTAACAGCCAAAATCGCCTCTACTATGTTAAAGTACGGTTCTGATTTATCAGAGGTTATCGACACAGTTACCAGTACCTTACCCATCTGCAAGGTGAGAGATATAGCTTACTCTACCTTTTCTATTCTATATATCAAAAACAATGGAGAGGCCTATATTGCTATATTTGATAATCCGCTACCTTTTTATTATTCAAAGGAAAAAAATAAGGTGACAAAAATGGAAGGAAGTACCAAAGTTATTAACGATAAGAAAATTACAGAAATTCAATGCAAATTAAAGGAAGGCGACTGTATCACTGTTGTTTCCGACGGTGTAATCCATGCAGGTGCAGGGGAAGTATTAAATTATGGTTGGGAATGGGAGCATGTGGCACAATATTTAGAGTCTTTATGTGGTAGTAAAAATGCTTTAATGATTTCTAAATCCTTGCTTACTATCTGTAGTGACTTATATGAAGAAAAGCCTGGAGATGACGCAAGTGTACTGACTATCAAGGTAAATAGACCTAAAACCATTAATATATTTACAGGCCCTCCTATACTAAAGGAGAAGGATGCTGTCTTAGTAGAAAAGTTCATGGAAAGCCCAGGTAAAAAAATCATCTGTGGAGGAACTGCTTCTAATATTGTAGCTAGAGAGTTAAAAAGGCAGGCAAAGATGGATATAAAGACACTTACAAAAAAAGTACCACCGATTTCTTATATGGAAGGAATTGATTTAATCACAGAAGGGGTTTTGACAATGGATGAAACCTTAAATATTTTAAAAAATGTATTAATGCAAACTATATCCATAGAAGTAATGAAGGAATTACAAGAAAAAAATGGTGCCGCTATGTTAGCCAATAGACTGGTAAATCAATCTACACATGTAAACTTTTTTTTAGGTCATTCCTTAAACTTAGCCCATACAGAAAGTGGTAATTCTTCAAAACTAGGAAAAAAGTTTAGAATTACTGGTGAAATGATCAATACTTTAAGAAGGCTTGGTAAAACAGTAAATGTATATTATTTTTAG